A segment of the Amycolatopsis thermophila genome:
CCAGGATAGAAGGGCATGAATCCGAACGGCTTCGTGGCCGCCGCCGTGATGATCTCCATCGGGTCGAGATCGAGGGAGCGGACCGCGCTGGCGAACTCGTTGGCGAAGGCGATGTTGACGGCCCGAAACGTGTTCTCCAGGAGCTTGGTGGCCTCGGCCGCCTCCGGCGAGGAGACCACGTGCACCACCGGCGCCGAGTCGGCCAGCAGCCCGATTGCTCGACGGGTGCACTCGTCGGTGACGCCACCCACCACCCGAGGGGTGCGCTCCGGCACGTGGTTGGCATCACCGGGGTCGATCCGCTCGGGGCTGAACGCCACGAAGACGTCGCGGCCCACGAACAGCTCGCGCGCCTCCAGTTCGGCCACGAGCAGATCGCGCGTGGAGCCGACATAGGTGGTGGAGGTCAGAACGATCGTCTGGCCGGGCATCGCAGCCTCGGCAACCATGACGCACGCATCGTGCAGCGGCCCCAGGTCCGGGACGAGGTGCTCGTCCACGGGCGTGGGAACGCACACGACGATCGCGCCCACCTCGGAGAGCCGCGTCGGCTCGTTGGTGATTTCCAGCCGCTCGCTCAGGTGCCGGGCAAGACGCTGGTGGTCACTGGCCAACAGATCGGCGCGGTCAGCCTTGATATCTGCCAGGCGGCTCTCCGAAATGTCGAAGCCGACGACCTGGCGACCGGCTTCGGCGAAGGCGAGCGCCGTGGGGAGCCCGACGTACCCGAGGCCGACGATGGCCACGGAGTCGAGCGTGACAGGAACCCCATCAGATCGATCACCTGATTGGGGCAGGAGGACAGAGGTCATGAACTTCCCCTGGATGCGCTGACAGCGATCTTGTTCGCTGTGTCAGCCCCTTCATCGCCGCCACAGAATCGGACGTTAACGGCGTTCAACCTCGTAAATCGGCAACAAACCGGCGGTATTCGATCTTCACCCGGCAGATACCAGCAGGTGGATCATGGGATCTTTTCCCATGATGATCCATCACAGAGCGCTCCTGATCGACGTTCAACTTCACTCGAATGGTCCAAAACTCGGCGGACGCTCAGGAACGCGCTGTTAGGCTGCCACGGCCTCGCCCGCCCCCTCCGGGTCGTGTTTGGATGCGCTGCTGGAGGCAGGCTGCGCGGGCGAGGCGCCTAGCTCTGCTCGCCTACGACACCGGCACCGCCCGCCGGATCGCCGAGCCGATGCCCACCCAGGCCACCGTCGAAGGCGACGCGCTGCTGCAAGCCGACATCGAGGTCGAGGACTGCTACTTCCGGATGCTCATGCCCGACGAGATCAAGCTCGCCATGGCCTTCCGGCACGACTTCGTGCTCCTGGGCAACAAGCGCGAGCAGGTCAAACTCGCCGGAAACGCCGTCACCCCGCCCGCCGCGCGCGACCTCAATGCCCTCGCGGCCTGACCGGCAGGTGGCACGCCCCGCAGCGGGCGGGCCACCAGCCCCACAAACTCGAAGACCAAGGAGAGATCCGATGAACACCGCTGCCGTGAAGAAGGCCCGCGCCGAGCTCGGCGACGACCACGAGTTCCTGTGCCGGGCGCTGGAAGGCCGCTACGGCGAACCCGCCTCACACCACGCCGACAGCCTGGTCCTCGAACCCGACGAGCTGGCCCAGCTGACCGAACCACAGGTCGCCGACCGGCCGATCGCCCACCTCGAAGCCGACGACGAGTAGGCACGGTGGGGACAACCACGGTCGCCCCCACCTGCCCCAGGTCGGTCGGGTTGCTGTTTCTTCGTCGACGACCACCCCGGCGAGGCGGGTGTATCCGGCCGGAGAGCGGGCGCCGGGATGTGCGTATGCCGACTGCTCCCTCAAACGCCCGCTCTGGCTGGCCCCAAGCTCTCTCCGAACTCTTCGTCCGGGATCCGAGAGGACGTGGCCCCCGCGCTGAGACGGCACGGGGGCCACGTTTATGTCAACGCCCACGACAGCGTCCGGATCCTGCGCCACATCACCGAGAAGAGCTTCGACGCCTACTCCTGGCAGACGGTGTCGCGCAAGGCCGAGTTCATCGCCCAGGTCATGCGCCGGACGCCTGGATGTGCGCGAGATCGAGGACATCGGCGACGCGGCGCTGTCCTACAACGAGGTCAAGGCCTTGGCGACCGGCCGGCCCGAGGTCATCGAGCACGCCGAAGCCAAGGCCGAACCCACCCGCCTGGAACGGCTGCAGCGCTCCCATGACCAGAACCGGGCCCGGCTGCACCGGCAGGTCGAGGACGCCCGTGCCCGGGTGCCCGAACTCGAGGAAAGACTGGCCGACACCCGGCGCGCGGCGGTGACCGTGCCGCCCACCCGCGGCGAGGCGTTCGCGCTCACCCTGCGCGACGGCACCCGGCTCACCGACCGGGCCGCCGCCGGCGACGCGCTCGTCAACCAGCTCGCCGAACTCGCGCAGCTGGCCCAACGACGCCGGTCAGCCGGCCAGCGGGTTTGTCCGCGCGCACGATCGCCGAGTGCATGTTCTCGGCCGCCTCGTGCGTCGGCGTGATCTCGATGTCGGTGAACCCCGCTTCGGCCAGGCCGGACCGGTACTCGGCGAAGCTCAGCGCACCCGCGATGCAGGCGGTGTACTCGCCGCGCTCGGCCCGCTCGGCGACGGTC
Coding sequences within it:
- a CDS encoding nucleotide sugar dehydrogenase — encoded protein: MAIVGLGYVGLPTALAFAEAGRQVVGFDISESRLADIKADRADLLASDHQRLARHLSERLEITNEPTRLSEVGAIVVCVPTPVDEHLVPDLGPLHDACVMVAEAAMPGQTIVLTSTTYVGSTRDLLVAELEARELFVGRDVFVAFSPERIDPGDANHVPERTPRVVGGVTDECTRRAIGLLADSAPVVHVVSSPEAAEATKLLENTFRAVNIAFANEFASAVRSLDLDPMEIITAAATKPFGFMPFYPGPGVGGHCIPCDPHYLLWELRRRRVSSPITEAAMTAIAHRPLDVVRRAQEVLADNSIALFGARVLVVGVAYKPGVADVRESPALEIIAELNRRGADVHFTDPLVDQIRVGEHVMTADAPEGSWDLVIVHTAHPGLDLDWLADEELVLDATYRLTLPHLQVL